From Methanobrevibacter millerae:
GAAAGAGGAGTGATTATTGGTGCTGGTGCTAAGGTAATGGGTAATATTACCATTGGTGAGTTTTCCAAAATCGGAACAGGTGCAGTTGTTTTGAAAGATGTCCCTCCGGAATCTACCTGTGTTGGCGTTCCAGGAAGAATTGTCAAATCCAAAAGAACTGAACTCATTGACTTGGATCACAATAAATTGCCGGATCCTGTTGCCGATGCAATCAATACTATCACGGAACATTTAAAAGAACATGATGAACAATTTAAGATTTTATTTGAAAAGCATGAAATTTGTCTAACTGATGACAACGATGATTTGGATAAAATTAAAATAAAGAAATAGGAGAAATTTACTATGAAACCGCCCTGTGAAATTGTTGTATGGTATGTAATACCTGCTATCAGATCAGAACTAGCTAAAGAACTGTTAAATCTAGGAATGAAACAGAAAGATGTTTCAGAACTTATGGATATAACCCAGCCTGCCGTTTCACAATATATTACCGATAAGCGTGGTAGCGGAATCAAATTGGGAGAGGATGTCCGCATCATGGTTAAGGAATTCGCTTTTGAGCTGTCAAACGGTGATGCAACAAAGGCCGATTTGATTCCAAGGACATGTAAAATCTGTAAGAATGTTAAAACTTCTGATGTATTGGAACAATTGGGCATTAGCAAATCCGATCTTGGCGAAGACTGTGAATCCTGTATGGGCTCAGAAGCGGACTGCTGAATATGGGATTTTTCAATTTTAATGTTTTTTTGATTATGTATGATACATTCTTTTTTGCGGCCTAAAAAGTTATGAAAAAATCTGAATTTGTAAAATTTGGAAATTTTTCGTAATCTTTATATAGTATTAATATATAATATTTTATTAGACTTTAATTTTTATTTGGCAAGTTAACCGAGTGGCTTAGGTGCGTGGCTGCAGACCATGAAACAGGGGTTCAAATCCCTTACTTGCCTCTATATAAACTTATTTTTGAGGAATTTTTTATGGATATTTACTCTACATTAACTCGTAGTAAAGAGAATTTTGAAACTATTAACAAAGACCGTGTAAACCTTTTCGTTTGCGGTCCTACAGTTTATGATGACGCTCATATAGGTCATGGAAGAACTTACATTTCTTTTGA
This genomic window contains:
- a CDS encoding transcriptional regulator; the encoded protein is MKPPCEIVVWYVIPAIRSELAKELLNLGMKQKDVSELMDITQPAVSQYITDKRGSGIKLGEDVRIMVKEFAFELSNGDATKADLIPRTCKICKNVKTSDVLEQLGISKSDLGEDCESCMGSEADC